In the genome of Candidatus Margulisiibacteriota bacterium, the window TCGACGCCGGCGCCCAAACGATCAACGTGCCGGATACCGTCGGCTACACCACCCCGTGGGAGTTCGGCCAGCTGATCGAGAACATCATCAAGCACGTCCCCCAGGTCAAGGCCAAGAACGTGACGATCTCCGTCCACTGCCATAACGACCTCGGCCTGGCAACGGCCAACTCGCTGGCCGCGGTCAAAGCCGGGGCGAACCAGGTCGAATGCACGATCAACGGGATCGGCGAGCGGGCCGGCAACGCTTCGCTCGAAGAGGTCGTGATGACGCTCGTCACCCGGCACGATTTCTTCGGGACCAAGACCGACATCAATACCAAAGAGATCTACAAGGCCAGCCGGATGGTCAGCAACCTGACCGGCCTCGTCGTCCAGCCGAACAAAGCGGTCGTCGGCGCCAACGCTTTCGCCCATGAGGCCGGGATCCACCAGGCCGGCGTCCTGATCGACCCTAATACTTACGAGATCATGAAACCGGAAGACATCGGGTTGACTGAAAGCCGCCTGGTGCTGGGCAAACACTCCGGCCGGCACGCCTTTGCCGATAAGCTGAAGGATATGGGCTACGCCTTGAACGAAGAAAATCTGGAAAAGGCGTTCAATAAGTTCAAGGAGTTGGCCGACAAGAAAAAAGAGATCGGCGACCGCGACCTGGAGACGATCGTTTCCGACGAAGTCTACATCGTGCCGGAAACTTACACGATCGAGGGGGTCGAGATCGCCTCCGGGACCCACACCAAGCCGTCCGCCAAGGTCAAGCTTCTATATCAAGGCAAACTGAAAGAGGTGACGGTCGAAGGGGTCGGCCCGGTCGACGCGATCTACTCGGCCATGCAGAAGATCACCGGCGTTTCGCCGGAACTGGTCGACTTTACCATCCAGGCGATCACCGGGGGAACGGACGCTCAAGGGGAAGTTACGGTCAGGATCAAGGAGAACGGCCGGATCTACGTCGGCCACGGGGCGTCGATGGACATCATCCTGGCCAGCGCCAAGGCGTTCCTCGCCGCGATCAACCGCCTGCTCTACGCCAGAGCCAACGACATTTCTAAAGGGTTGGAGTAATTTATTCTTCGACCGTGATACAGGTCAAAGTCCGGGCCACGCAGCCGGTCGCCTGGATCTTCTTGACGATAAAATCCCCCAGCGACTTGAGATCGGCCGTTTCCACGAACGCGATGACGTCGTAAGGGCCGGTGACCAGATGGACCGTCTTGACCCCCGCCAAGCCCTTGATCGCGTTGATCAGCTCGATCGCCTTCCCCGGCAGCGCTTCCACCAAAATATAAGCTTTTGTCATTTCCGGCACCTCCCGTATCTGGCCAAAGTATAGCATAAATGTTATAATTGGAACAATGAACGACTTCTGGCAGAAATTGAGCACCTATTTCGTTCGCGGGCTGATCACCCTGTTGCCGCTCCTGGTCACGATCTGGCTCCTCTGGTTCATGTTCTCGTTCCTGGACGGCATCCTCGGCAACATCATCGCCATGGTCCTGGGGCACCCGCTCCCCGGCGTCGGCTTCGTCATCACCATCGCCCTGATCTTCATTGCCGGCTATTTCGGCACCCAGCTCTTCGGCGTCCGGCTCTTTAAGCTCGGCGAAGAGCTGCTTTCCCGCGTGCCGATCGTTAAAAGCATCTATTCGGCCACCAAGCAGATCAATGACGTCCTCTTCCAGGAGAAGTCGGCCGAAGAGTACCGGCGCGCCTGCATCGTCGAATACCCGCGCAAGGGGGTCTGGTCGCTCGGCTTCGTCACTTCGGACGCGGCGGCGGAGATCGAAACCAAAGCCAAGGAAAAGATGATCAACATCTTTATCGCTAACACCCCGACGCCGGCCACCGGCTTTTTGATCATGGTCCCGGCCCGCGAGGTCATTTTGCTCGACATGAAGATCGAAGACGCTGTCAAATACGTCATTTCGGCCGGCGTCTTGAAGCCAGCCTACGTTTCGCAGGAAGTCCCGATCAAGAAAGAAAGCTGATCCCTGAAATCCCCGCGCTTTGTTACCGACAATAACCTGTCATGGGTATTACAAGCATTTATCACCGTTTTATTGACCGGCTGAGCAGCGGGAAAACAGCCGCCCACCCGGTTCGCAATCCCGATTCGGCCCAGGCTTTAAGGACTTTGCTGGCAGCCAGAGGAAAGCGCTCGGCAACTTTGACCGGCCTTTATAATGCCCGGAACGGACAACTGCTCTTCGGCTGTCCCACCCACAAAGAGCTGGCGGAAGCAAATAACCTTCTGACCCCGCAGAATAAACTGAAGTCGGACTGGCACGGTTTCCGCTGTTACTATGAGCTCGGTAAGCCGGGGCTGGAGATCTCACCGGAAAGCGGCGTTTTTGGCAAGATACCTGATAAACATCTGGCTAAGTTCAAAAAGACGATGGACGTTATCTTTGGCGAAGAATTTCCCCGGCCGATCGCTTATCGCTACCATGAATCGGAACCGCCGGTCAGACCATCCGTCAGCCTCCCCAGGCATCCGGCGGTTGAGCCGGTCCGGCCAGTGATCAATGATAAACCGGCCGCACTGGCGCAATTGGCCGGCCTGATAGCCAGGGCCGAAACAGAGCACCGCTTCTTTGCTCAAGCCGCCGACACCCTGATCGATTATTGTCTGGCGTCGGGCAAAGAGCTGGGTCAAGCCCTTACCGCACTCAAGACCGAGCCGAGCCTCAAGTTTAAAACGATGCTGGATTCTCTACCGGTCATGATGGTCTCCCTGCGCAGCCGTCTGTTCCTGCGATCCGAACAATTACGCCCGGAACAAAAGCTGGCCTTGGAACAAGCGCTCCTGAACGAGGCCAACATCCGCTCGATCTTTGGCATAACCGATTAATTTGTCTTTTCCCTCAAAGGGCGATCTCTTTTACCAGCTGATCGCTAATTTTATCTTCGTTCTGGCTGATCGCCAGTGCTACCGCCGCATCCGCTAGTTTCAGGGCGGTTCTGGGAATGCCCTTTGAGAGCTCATAGATCTTGGTCAAGGCCGAAGCGGTAAAGGGATACGTTCCGTTGCCCCCCGCTCCTTCGATCCGCGCTTTCAACAGCTCGCTCAGCTCGGCGAATTCCAGGGGTTCCAGCGCGACAGTCAAGGACAATCGGTCATACAGCGGCTTGATCTCGTTTTGCAGCTTGGCCGCGGTCTCGGGCAGTCCGGCCATTACCAGATTAACGCCATCCAGGTCGCCCAGGGTCCGCAGCGGCCGTTCGATCTCGATCGTGAACTCATGGGTCTCATCGAGCAGCAGGATCAAGCCCTTGCCGATCTTGTGGCGTAATTTATCCAGGTTGTAGAGATCGTATTCGGTGACATCCTTATCGGTAAACCCCAGGCTGTTGATGATATGCCGGATCAACTGGTCAAAGTTCTGGGGCGGGCGCGAGATATAGACCGGCGCGAGGTCCCTGGGCAGGTACACTGCCAACCAGCGCAGCAGGGTGGTTTTACCGACGCCCAGCGGCCCGAGGACCAGGATCTGGCCGCTGCGCGCGCTGATCTTGGCCAGGACCTCTTGGACCGCTTTTTTGTGCCCGGTAAAAAATTCCGGATGCGTGTCCAGTGAAAAGGGATTGCTTTTCCAGCCCGCCCGATCATACCAGCGCTTTTGCTCCTCGGAGATCGACCGCCACAGCTTGAGCCCGACCCGCATGCCGCAATTAGGGCAGAATTCCTCTTTGAGCGGCAATTTGGCCTGGCAGTTGAAGCAGATCAGCTGATCGGCTGGTTTCTTGGCCCGTCGCGCGATCAGCTTTCTCAGCAGCGACATGATAAAGACCAGCAGCGCCGCGGACGAAAGATAAGCGACGCCGTAAGCCACGGTCAACCAGAAGAGCGCCTGTTGGCGGGCGCGCTCTTCCGCTTTGACCAGGTCTTGAATGCTGTTCAGGGAGGCAAGAGCTTCTTTGTTGCCGGGCGCCAGGCTGAGCACTTTGCGGAAGCTGGCGACCGCCTCCGTATAGTTCCCGGCCTTATACTGCTTGCCGCCGGCCGCCAGGGATTTTTTCACCTGCCGGGCTTTCTCCGATTCCAGGAGGAGAGCGATGATCTTTTTCTCCCGCAGCACGCTTTCTTTCAATTCCCAGGCCGCTTTATAG includes:
- a CDS encoding DUF502 domain-containing protein, with the translated sequence MNDFWQKLSTYFVRGLITLLPLLVTIWLLWFMFSFLDGILGNIIAMVLGHPLPGVGFVITIALIFIAGYFGTQLFGVRLFKLGEELLSRVPIVKSIYSATKQINDVLFQEKSAEEYRRACIVEYPRKGVWSLGFVTSDAAAEIETKAKEKMINIFIANTPTPATGFLIMVPAREVILLDMKIEDAVKYVISAGVLKPAYVSQEVPIKKES
- a CDS encoding AAA family ATPase → MKQLMIIGLGLFLLIGLQTAGEGLSARQYFYQASSAYIRGDLDGALKQARAALDLDPTYKAAWELKESVLREKKIIALLLESEKARQVKKSLAAGGKQYKAGNYTEAVASFRKVLSLAPGNKEALASLNSIQDLVKAEERARQQALFWLTVAYGVAYLSSAALLVFIMSLLRKLIARRAKKPADQLICFNCQAKLPLKEEFCPNCGMRVGLKLWRSISEEQKRWYDRAGWKSNPFSLDTHPEFFTGHKKAVQEVLAKISARSGQILVLGPLGVGKTTLLRWLAVYLPRDLAPVYISRPPQNFDQLIRHIINSLGFTDKDVTEYDLYNLDKLRHKIGKGLILLLDETHEFTIEIERPLRTLGDLDGVNLVMAGLPETAAKLQNEIKPLYDRLSLTVALEPLEFAELSELLKARIEGAGGNGTYPFTASALTKIYELSKGIPRTALKLADAAVALAISQNEDKISDQLVKEIAL
- a CDS encoding Lrp/AsnC ligand binding domain-containing protein, translated to MTKAYILVEALPGKAIELINAIKGLAGVKTVHLVTGPYDVIAFVETADLKSLGDFIVKKIQATGCVARTLTCITVEE
- a CDS encoding 2-isopropylmalate synthase translates to MTRKIKIFDTTLRDGEQCPGASLNPEEKLEIARQLAKLGVDTIEAGFAIASPGDFASVKQIAEQIKGPSICSLARAKKGDIDRAWEAVKHSAKPMIHVFLATSPIHMEKKLRMTPEQVYETAVKMVKHARSLCPNVEFSCEDAGRSDHAFLYKIIGAVIDAGAQTINVPDTVGYTTPWEFGQLIENIIKHVPQVKAKNVTISVHCHNDLGLATANSLAAVKAGANQVECTINGIGERAGNASLEEVVMTLVTRHDFFGTKTDINTKEIYKASRMVSNLTGLVVQPNKAVVGANAFAHEAGIHQAGVLIDPNTYEIMKPEDIGLTESRLVLGKHSGRHAFADKLKDMGYALNEENLEKAFNKFKELADKKKEIGDRDLETIVSDEVYIVPETYTIEGVEIASGTHTKPSAKVKLLYQGKLKEVTVEGVGPVDAIYSAMQKITGVSPELVDFTIQAITGGTDAQGEVTVRIKENGRIYVGHGASMDIILASAKAFLAAINRLLYARANDISKGLE